In Eschrichtius robustus isolate mEscRob2 chromosome 11, mEscRob2.pri, whole genome shotgun sequence, the following proteins share a genomic window:
- the SPATA19 gene encoding spermatogenesis-associated protein 19, mitochondrial, translated as MIITTWIVYILARKGAGFPFPPKVSSDVEVVESEAVSVVQHWLKKTEEEASQDIKEKMSTNCPPTHGQDVHVTRDVVKHHLSKSDLLTNQSQEVLEERTRIQFIRWSHTRIFQVPSEVRNDAMRERIEQVRRSICHLTDEASQELHKRNSYSDC; from the exons ATGATAATTACAACATGGATTGTGTACATTCTCGCCCGGAAAGGTGCCGGCTTCCCCTTCCCACCGAAAGTCAGTTCG GACGTGGAAGTTGTGGAGAGCGAGGCTGTGTCTGTAGTACAGCACTGGTTGAAAAAG ACTGAAGAAGAGGCTTCCCAGGACATAAAGGAGAAGATGTCCACCAACTGCCCTCCCACGCATGGCCAAGATGTACATGTGACCAGAGATGTG GTGAAGCACCACCTCTCAAAGTCTGATTTGTTAACAAACCAGAGTCAGGAGGTCCTGGAGGAAAGAACAAGAATCCAGTTCATAAGATGGAG CCATACCCGTATCTTCCAAGTGCCGAGCGAGGTGAGAAATGATGCCATGCGAGAACGGATAGAGCAGGTGAGACGAAG CATATGCCATCTTACGGATGAGGCATCTCAGGAGCTTCACAAGAGAAATTCCTACTCAGACTGCTGA